The following nucleotide sequence is from Megalops cyprinoides isolate fMegCyp1 chromosome 19, fMegCyp1.pri, whole genome shotgun sequence.
agagaaaggcaaCTGCTggatacacacaaaaacacacatagcTGTAAAGTTCCCATCAGGAGGTACAGACTCAGTAGAGATGAGGAGACATGTTTCTCTCTCAtgtctttcatttcatcagaaCACAGAGGCGGTAACAAAtgccaacagcaacaacagcaacattatgctcacacacacacgcacacacacacgcacacgcacgcacgcacacacacacacacacatacagacgcacacacacacatattcacacacacacacatacagacgcacacacacacatattcacacacacacacacacacgcacacacacacacacacatattcacacacacacatattcacacacacacacgcacacacacacacacacacacacacacatattcacacacacacacacacgcagcacacgcacacacacacacacacacacatacagacgcacacacacacatattcacatacacaaacacacactcacacacacacacacacacacacacacacatacagacgcacacacacacatgcacacacacacacatgcacacacgcacgcacgcacgcacacacacacacacatacagacgcaaacacacatattcacacacacacacatacagacgcacacacacacatattcacacacacaaacacacactcacacacacacacacacacacacatacagacgcacacacacacatattcacacacacacacacacacacacactcacacatacacacacgcacacgcacgcacgcacacacacacacacacacacacacacatacagacgcacacacacacatattcacacacacaaacacacactcacacacacacacacacacacacacacatacagacgcacacacacacatattcacacacacacacgcacgcacgcacgtacataTGCTGCTCCTTTTCATCAAACATGTTACTCTGACGATcgacagggagagaaggagagcatCTGGCTTCCAGAACAGATCTCACCCTGgactctcctctctgctcaaaGCCAGAACAGATCTCACCCTGgactctcctctctgctcaaaGCCAGAACAGATCTCACCCTGgactctcctctctgctcaaaGCCAGAACAGGGTGGAGTTTTTGAAGGAGTGGCAAGAAAACAGTACCgcattgaaacaaaacaaaaaaaaagaccaaataaCAACACTGCAAAAGgagagctgacagagagagagtgcaggtcACAGGCAAATCGGTtcacttggatttttttttttttttacatgacctGTTCTCCCTGGGTCCCTCGCTCCCCATGaccccccactcctccactcAGGGTGGGGGCCATGAGAAGCGCCCCGAGGCCCAACCCTCAGCTCAATCGCCACTCTGTTTTCCTCTCGCTGAAATCATGCAAATATTTCACGCTTCACTTCTGAAAGGCACAACACCAGCCCAGCTACTCGCTGAAGGAGTGAGTACaataaacactgaacacagataCAATGAACACAGATACCAGGAACTCCAAACGATTTCTGAGAGGCAGATGGAACATTTCCACATATTAAAATTGAAAGGTTTAAGATTTACATCAGGCCTTTAGTCCAACAATGGCAGTAAATCACTGTGAGATGATGTCATTCTGCCAAAGGACTGGACGTGTTTGCTGCTGACGCTCTCGTGATAAACtttgcataaacacacagtcgACAAGGCCAAAGGTTCAAtgacaggtgtgctgtgtgtattgCAATGTTCGGACGCTTTTAATGGGTGttcaggaaaacaaagaataaGTGTGACTCActgtcctgctgtgtttgtgaatgacgtgggggggggggtgtgttacTAGCAGAAGTCTGGCCTGGATTCGAGCAACATTTGTTCTTAAGTCTGGTGCCTGCAGTACTCATCAAAACTCACACGAAACAAAATTCTTCGCTTTGAAAAAAGTGACACTTCCAAACTGCTGTTAAAGATAAGAAGAAAAGCTGTTTGCACTCAATCCCTTTCAGGCAGTCTGACTTTATCTATATGACAGATAAGCtatgggtgcgtgtgtgtgtgtgtgtgtgtgtgtgtgtgaatgtgcacacgtgtgcaggtaagcatgtgtgtatgtgtgggtgcgtgtttgcatgtgtgcaggaAGGTAAGCGTGTATGCGTAtccctcagtgtgtgtgtgtgtgtgtgtgtgtgtatgtgtgcgtgtgtgtgtcaggcccACCTGGAAGATGTTGACATGGATGTAGGGCAGTGAGTAGAGAGCCCTGCACAGCAGCATGCAGAGTAGGGCTCTGGCAGGGGACTGGAACCCAGACACATGGATGAGCAGCCAGTACTGCGAGTACAGACCCAACGAAACCATCAGAACTGTGCGCAGAGCGTGGGCCAGAGAGTGCCCCCGCAAGTgacctgcacagagagagagaggggtcagtgtataccacacacacatacacacacacacacacacacgcacacacacttcataatacacgcagacatacacacgcacacacagggagagagaggtcacTGTATactacataacacacacatactccacCACACAGAGGGTACATTGTTTACTTGGACTGTCAATACACTCACGTGCTTAAACAACCATTTAAAATGGGCCAATGATTAACCAGCCTGACTGAAATATACATCACTTACATTGATTAGCAGCATAAAGTCTGGTGGGTTTGCCAGCACGCTTGTAGGTTTTGCTGGACGGAAGTGTACAGAGTTCAAGCTTACTGACATGCTTGCTGCTTCACAACAGTGCTAAACCGCTGTGCTCATTAGTGAGGTACTCAACCCGAACCTCTACATCTGCACTTACAGCCATATTACGCACTTTAAATTACATGTTCACACAGCAGTAGTTCTTCTCCAGAGCTACCACTGCAGCTCACAATTTACGTATCACGAATATTCAGACAGGtaattactgaggcagctcACACAGACTCCCTTGCTCGTACCTACAGCGGCAGCGTagcacctgggaatcaaacccgcaGCTCTCTCCTtaccttaccactgtgccatcCCAGTGACAAGCAAAGCTGAGCTACTTATTGATGAAAGCATCCCTGTCTCCACTGTTTTTGCATTGGCCTGAAAACCCTGCCCCCGgtcgaaccccccccccccgcgccccgTCCCCCCGTCCCATACTTAGGGCCACCAGCGGGGTGATGATGGGCACGCCCAGCGGGGCGAGGAAGAGGTACACGCTCCGGGGGAGGAAGGGGATCTTCCAGGTGCTGGAGTCGCCCAGGCCTAGGATGTTCGTGTGGGCGTGGTGCATCTTAATGTGGGCGTGCACACCCACCCGGGCGGTAAAGGACCCGCACACCTgggaaggacagacagacaggcggtcagtcagacagacagacagactaacaggccggcagacagacagacaggcggtcagtcaaacagacagacagacaggcaaacagacaggtagacagacaggcagtcagtcaaacagacagacagactaacaggcaggcagacagacagacaggcggtcagtcaaacagacagacagactaacaggcaggcagacagacagacagacaggcggtcaaacagacagacagactaacaggcaggcagacagacagacagacagacagacatgcggtcagtcaaacagacagacagactaacaggcaggcagacagacagacaggcggtcagtcagacagacagacagactaacaggcaggcagacagacagacagacaggcagtcagtcaaacagacagacagactaacaggcaggcagacagacagacagacagacaggcagtcagtcaaacagacagacagactaacaggcaggcagacagacagacagacaagcggtcagtcaaacagacagacagactaacaggcaggcagacagacagacgatcagtgagacagacagatggtAAATCAGATATGTCTAGATGATGTACGGACAGATTGATACAGGCCGTGAGACAACTATAACCACTTTCTGCAGATGGCTTAGCACTGGACACGTCTCACAATAAAGGCCACACCCCAAGGTGGCAGAATGTGTGCAGTAATGTCACCCAAACCACAGCGAATGCAGTTCCCGTGGTGAATGCACCAGGTGACAAAACCcagacaaacaaaatcaaaccagGCAAAATCCAAAAGATTGGTCCAGTCCAGAGCACACGTCAAAGCACCATCCAGCTTCCCATCCAGAACAAGGTCATACGTTACACAGAAGCACTCTCTAATTGGCTGCGAGTTTCCTCAACACAGTTTCCACCCAAACAAAGACTCCTAGATTTCTAACTCCCACAGCCCCAAAGACTCCTAACTCCAACAGGTCCAAAGATTCCTAACTCCCACGGCAGTTGCACAGTTGCTAGATGTGCCCAATTGCGGGGGGGGTGTTCTGAGCTGGGAAAGGGCTGGAACCACTAGTGTAGGAAATAACGGCCCTTAATAACTTCTGCCCACTTCATGTCACAGTATCTCCAATGTAAttaaattcacacatacatacagtatgcaagCATTTATCATCCAACTCAACATTTGAGGCAAACAGCGGCCAGTTCATTTCTCCTTGTTTCTCTGCGGGAGCTGTCGGTCTCAGGACATGTTGTCAGGGAAACAGTCTTGGCCGGCCTGAGCCCACCTTTTACGGatttacacagaaatatttaaagattGCAGATTAAAGGAAGCAGCAGTGTGCTTGACAGGTTGCCAGGTTGGCGTGAATGCCTCGTTACAGGCTTATATGGTTCTGCTCAAGGGTGTTCTCCTCTGTTTGTTCATATCTGGACTGGTTCAGTGACGTCCCATCTGTCAGAATGGGAGAGAGGGCTCCAGAGACAGCCCTGATCCCTTCACTACAGGATAACCAGTGTTGCACTGAGAGGTTTAGGTCATTTTCACAGTGCTACACTGACATGTTTAGGTTATTTTCCCAGTGCTACACTGAGAGGTTTAGGTTATTTTCACAGTGCTACACTGACATGTTTAGGTTATTTTCCCAGTGCTACACTGAGAGGTTTAGGTTATTTTTCCAGTGCTACACTGAGAGGTTTAGAAGTTTACCTGACAGGATCTACAGAATAGAATGAGGCAGGTTTCTGCTGTGCTGGTCAGCATGGAAGTGGCATTGGTGTAGCAGAGAGGATAAAGATAGCCGTGCCTGTAGTCTGCCTAACACCGGTCTCTATCACGCTAATATTTCGTGACACTTGATATTGTGTCACGGGGAAGAGTGGGAGGGCTCTGTGATGCCCCTGAATTCCTAGCAGGGATTGCAGCTGGTATTATGAAGGGATGGGCATATGCTTTggcatgagtgtttgtgtgtgtgtgtgtgtgtgtggccttaTCTCTCACCTCGATGAAGAACACGGCCCAGACCTCGTCCCAAGCCTGGGACTCGCTTAGCGCCCCGTGGCTGGCCAGATGCGTCCCCTTGAAGGTGATGACAGCGTGAGCGGTCCCCATGACCAGCACCCCAAGTGCAACCAGCAGGGCCTGAGACGAACCCAGCAACAGAAAGGCTGGAGGGGCCAGGGTGACGGATGGAGGGATTAAAGGAGAGCAAAAAGAAGAGGGGTAGGAGGATGAGGTTTACGGggaagaaggagaaaagagagaggggccagATTGGCAGAAGGGGGATAGTTTTAGGGTGAATAGTGTGTGGGAgtttgtgtgtccgtgtgtgtgtgtgtgtgtgtgtgtgtgtgtgtttgtgtgtttgtgtatgtgtggggcggggggggtgcaGACAGGGTGGGTCAGGGGagaccagagagaaagagggacacagagggcagagaggtACCAGTAACAAATTTTGACCAACAGGACTGAACCAGGTAAAAATAGCACTGAGTATTTTGTACAGCATTAACTTCATCCTAATGCTTCAGAAAAATtctaaatattatataatgaGTTTGGCAAGCGCAGTGATCATCaagttaaagaaaataataatgtctGTAAACATTTTCCACTTGGCACCCTGAGCTTCTCTTGTGCACTTTTCACGATGTTTACTTTTGTGTacttttgtgctgtttgtgaacTTATTGTTTTGGCTTCCAATGCCTCCTGGAATTCAAGCTGTTGGCACATATGCATTCTGAATCCATGAcccttcaacacacacacacacacacacacacaaacacagacacacacacacaaacacagacacacagacacagacacacacacacacaaacacacacacacacaggcctgagCAGCTGGCCTTTATGACAGCGTGTAGTGTTCACACTATCAGATGACTGGGAGGAACACCATGAGCAAACAcgacccccgcccccccctctccacccgACCGAGCCGCCAGAGGCGTGCAGCAGGTGTGGGTTTCAAAGCTGAAACCGTACTCTGTCTCTCACGCTAGCGTACGGACACCGCTTGGAGGGCGGCCGCTATTGCACAACCGAAAGACGCGCTGACAGTTTTATCCCCATCGCCCGGCACCCGCTTACTTCGACAGCTGGGCGTTAGAGGATTTGAGTTGAGTTTCTAAGTTTaatttactgttattaatattttcagctATAGATGTTTTAATATTCTATTGTTTTTCCGGAGAGGAAAATAATGATGTCATCATTTCAGAGGGCAGAGAAGCGCAGAGCGGGACCGGCGGAGAACCGCAGCCCCTCTCGCCTTGCAGCGCTACTGAAGAGGGAACAGCGGCGATCGCAGACCACGCCTGGAAATAAGCTAATTCCGCTTCAGCATCTTTGACATGCCATATTAACTGTTCCAGACGCATCCAGACACAACAAGACACACAACCGGTCACAGTAGTTTTAAACGTTCTGCTGAAGTCAGGCAGGCTTGATTATTGGGAGTACAGAACTTTAAcctcatacattttttttctccgaaaaacaaaacttgacaagaaaaaatattgattgCGTACACGCGTACTTGAATTGATCTACACGATCGATAAAGACATGTCACATGAAAAAGCAATATCGATAAAGTTTTTAgcacaaaacataaacatcGAGTTCACATACCCAGTTCTATTTTACAAGCCAATCATTGCCCAAACGATTAAACCATGAAATGACAAATCACGGAAAAAAACTTGCACTGACGGATTCCCAAAGGTATTCTAACTTCAGCACATCAAAAAAGTCCCACCCCAAGAAGAGTTTCTCACAGAGTCGTCCGAGTGTGACGTGCCAGCTGTCTTTGAGAGGGGGGTCGCATGTGCTCTTACCTGCGGGCAGGGAGAGGAATGCCGCGGCCAGGATGGCGCAGTCGATCCCCCGCTTCTCCCAccagctgctctccctcaccACCCGCTGCACCAGGCGTGTGAGCTCCATCATCAGAGACTCCCTGTCATCCGCCTCTGCCCCGCTGGCGCAGCCCGTCCCCGCGGAATCGCAGTCCGGGCGCCCTTCCTTCCCGGTGTCCGGCACGCTCGTCATGCCGAATCCGCTTCTGTGTGCACCTCGGCCGTATTGCAGGAAAACTTCAGGCACACCGCGGCAGACAGAAAGGTGGGTGGGAGCGGGGTATGGGGCGAGACAGTGAGGGAGGgtgggatagagggagagagataaaaatTCAAGATTCAGGAGAAAGGGTTTTTGCAGAGACAGCACTTCACGCACATCGCACCAGCGCCCCCAAACTATTCGCCTATCCCACAACAATTTCTAAGGACGACGATCCAGTTCTGCGTTCTTGTCCATCTGTcactctcttactctctctctctctctctctctctctctgtctctctctctcacacacacacacacgtacggACAGCTGGCGAGGTaattcttctcttctctctgctgcagaacacctcatgtatactgtataccccgctctcctcctctctcacacatttctTCTCCTTGCTTCTCCTCCTAACCCGTGTTAGGAGGAGAGCACACGCTCTCTGGTGCCAGGACGGGAGTGTGGGACACAGGGTGGGGAGTGAGGACGGGAACCTGGGGTTGCACTGGCACCGTTTCTGTTAGAGACAGGGTGGGGAGTGATACTGTAAAAGTCTGAAAGCAAACGGCACCTGagtgagaagagaaaaagagagagagagagagaaggagagagagagagagaaagaaagagagagagagaggaaagacaaGAAAGGTTCCCTGGGTTTCCTTGCCACCCGTGCCACGCGATGCACGGAAAggaaacacacaaacgcagTGCGCAGTACCGGCTCTCAGCAGCAGAGGGCGGTCACACGTGCAAGGTGCAATAACACATGTGCATAGTGACCAGTTACTTCAGAACACACGGTGACCGTGCAGGTGTGTTTGGGAGGAATCCCTGTGGATCTCagcattttgtttctctttaacTGAAAAGCATATCTACAGTCACACCAGAAGGGAGTTTTTAGGAGGCgaaactgacaaacaaaaaagaaaaaaaaaaacaaaacaagatacACATTTGCGGACATACATCTTTTTAATATACCAAAGGCTTATTTTCAAAGATGGGTCTTCAAGCATAAGACATCATGGCCAGAGTTTTAAATTATCATTCTGAGTGTGCACTATAAAACATCTCTCCTGTCAATCATCCCAAAGCTAtacattataaatgaaaaatactctAAACATGGAAGaccaaatgacacatttcatattaccttacataaaaatatacatatacatatatatatatacacatatataaatatatacatacacaaggCCAGCAggcggagggaggggagaagggCACTGTAAGGGAAACAGCACAAGCTAGAGGCATACATACGAACATTCAAAGGTAAAGCTCTGCATTCGCAACAACAGAGTGACAGGAGTCACGCCTACTCAGAGAGCAAGCAGCTGTAAGAGACCGAGACGGTCGGCTGGACCAGTGCATCGTCGCTGGATGTGAGTGTTGAATTCGTAGCAGTTTGAGCTACAGCTAAAAACACCCCCTTCTCCCTTTGCGCGGAATCCATTTGCTCAAATCCATGAAGGCAGAGCTGAGGCTTTTCTCGGGAAAACGTTCGTATGCAGTACTGACAAAGTAAGTCAAGAACAAtacaacaattaaaacaaaataagtagTTCCCGCTAATATGAGAAGGGTGTGCGGACAGCCTGGATCAGCTGGAGGTGAAGAAAACGATCTCCCCTCTCATCTGTCTCAGGCCTAAACTGGGTTTGGCCTGATGTACGCAAACAGATCTGATAATGCTGGTCCAAGCAAGAGCGCCGGTCGGCTTCCTGTGGAAACCCCACTAACGGTGGCGAGAGGGGGCTTTGGGTAGGCAGAGGGGAATGCTgggagcaccccccccccccccccccccccacccccacccccaccccccacacacagccaacacgCTCTCCTCCAGAGCTCCTAAAAGTGTAAACATCTCCCTGCAATAAAACGAGTCTTCCGGGCGTTGACCCAGACCCATGGCTTGGTagaataaccaaaaaaaaaaaaaactgtacaggtATAtctaataaacaataaaacatgtacatgAACGTATAAAGAGACTGAAATCCCCAGCGTGGCAGGCTCCTGTAGCACAGGCGTGTGGGGGCGTGCACAAATTTCCCCACAGGGGCAAAGGGCAGTGATGCTGGAGAGGTAGAGGTGAGTGGTGATCCGGTCCAAAGGCGCCAACCGGGGGGACACTTCAGCTCAACACACTGCCCACCCGCTCAGAACTTCCTGCCTGTTTCAGCTCtcacatttagcagacgttcttatccagagcgacttacgtaggtcACAATTTctacatgtcatccatttatacagctggatagttactgaggcaattctgggttaagtacctttcccaagggtacagcggcagtgacCTGGTggggagtcgaaccagcaaccttgcagttaccagccctgctccttatcactatgctagACTGCCACTGCTACTGTGCATCTCAATTCAGCATGTCTTCAGGAACAGGATTTTAAGCAACACACTGGTattattctgcttttttttagaTTAATCTCCTCTCTGATGGCTGGAATGGGGGCCTTGGCAGCAGTGCGGCAAGCAGAACCAGCTTGACCCTCGTCGGACCTCCACCCCGGTCAGCACCGGGCAGCTGGACCCTGTGCCCAGCCCAGCAGAATCGCCGTTGGCAACGTCACTCCCATGAACAGGCTCCTCCCCTTGGGCCGGCCCACGTGTCGGAATATCACCCACCATGCATCAGTTCCTGTGCTATCTGCaaatcagaacacacacaacagacaaacaGCGACACAGCTTCATTACTGAATCCACTTTCATGTCATACAGATGTCCGGCCACCAGGGGGTGTAGTTTCTCAATACATAACATGGTGCACACAGGGAcataaaatggataacataaagcaaatatagaaatatttatATCAAATAAGAATGGTTCAGCTGTATGAGgacaatacatttttactgttcttGTGTTCTAATTTGTTGCCTCTATCAAAtttcatatgaatatgaaactggtgttttatgaatattataCCAGTGTGGAAGGGTTCAATGACACTTTGAAAACGTAGATCGAAACTTAATAAATTTACAAGTTTACTAAAAGTCCTAAAAGTCATTGATGTCATACTACATGCTCAGGTACAGATACACAAGGAAGCTCAGTACTGTGACTCTTCACAGATTTCTGAGGCCACCTAGTGGACATTAGTACTTACTGCACCTAGTATTATTCGCAAGTGGAATTAAGATAAAATCAGAACAGAATTGGCAAGTTAACGTCATGTTCATAATTCGCTTCCAGATTTGAGATTTAGCATTTTGGATTTGGAAGTATTAACTTACATGATGCATGCTTTTGCACCAATTTCACACCAAAGCTTTGACACAACAGCGTATTAATCCGATCCGAGAGGCGGCCTCCACTCACAGCTCTGTATCCTCGATGCCGTCGGGCTCCTCCATAGTCTCCAGCCGGCGCTTGCAGGCGTCCAGAATCTTCTTTCGGGGGCCCAGGGGGATGTGGATGCTCTTGAGGTCGAGGTCGGAGCAGAGCAGCAGCGCCTCCAGGTCGATCTTCTCCCTGCGGAAGATGGGGACGAACTCGTTCATGCTCTGCGCGGCCAGGAAGACCTCGAGCGGCGCGGTGTCGGGCTCGTCGTCGTCGTCCAGGCCCAGTTCCGCCTCCTCCCAGGGCAGCTCCCGCTCGTTTCGCTCCCGCAGGCTGGCAGCGCTGCCGATGCTGTCGTCCAGGCTGGGGGACCGCCGCAGCCGGCTGCGCAGACGCACGCTGGCCGCCCGCTCCAGCACGTCGCTGCCCGCCACGCTGCCCTCGTCCCGCCCCCCCAGCCCGAACAGCCCGCCGCTCACGTAGTTGCGGCGGAACACCATGGTGCCCAGACCCGGCCGGTTGAAGAGCGAGTCGCGGCCCGAGTCGGCGCTGACCTCGGAGAACGCCGCGTcgccccccggcccccccgcCGCCGCGTGCAGGCCCGGCTCGCTCAGGGCGCGCGACACCGCGTCCTCGTCCCGGGGGAACATGTCGCGGATGTTGCGCCGCTGGCCCGGACGCTCCCGCGGGCTGACGTAGGTGCCCTGCTTCAGGAACATGACGTCGTTGCCCAGCTGCAGGCCCGACAGCGAGCGCACGCTCTTCCTCCCGTCCTCGTAGATCTTGAAGGTCCCGTCGCcctgcttcttcttctccaGCTTCTTCTGGATCTTGGTTTTGCCCCTGGCGGTGGCGTGCAGGGTGGCCTGGAGGGACGAGGACCACAGGAGTGTCAGCTCCAGCGTCAAACCCTCcacgcacacagcacaacagaaagAATTCAGACTTTAGGACAGACTATGGACAAAATGTGCTGGTTAAACACACTGAGTGTGAACCATGTCACATTTGCAGAACActatgtactgtgtgtatgtctgtgtgtagtcAGGCTGCTTTGTACACTAACCATGTGGACAGAGTAgtgtaatatttacattatcAACATTTTTAGCaggcattcttatccagagcaacttacataggcaATGATTTTACATGCtacctgtttatacagctggatatttattgaggcaactgtgggttaagtagatggcccaagggtacagctggaGTGCCCCAGTGCGGAATCAGACTTGAACTGAACCAGCAGTCTTTTCACaccaagccctgctccttaccactataccacagtGCCACCACACCATTATAGTGCTTTTAGTAACAGATCTAagcagcatactcagatagtTGTAACAGGACCAGGaagcagtgtggcgtagtggttaggcgcagggctcataactgaaaggtcagtggtttgattccccgctggggcactgctgctgtacccttgggcaaggtacttaatacagaattgcctcaataaacattccactgtacaaatggatgaaactgtaaatTATGTTAGTCGCcctggattagagtgtctgctgaaaaacaataatgtaataatataataatgtaatataactgGAGAAATCTTTCACAAAGGCCACAATGCGGATCGAGTAAGGTATATCAGGAGTGGCCAGTGACTGAAAGCGGCCAGCGTCACAGGAAGTGGTGTCAGATATACAGGAAGTGGTGTCAGGTCTACAGAAAGCAGTGTCAGGTCcagaggaaatgatgtcagGTCTACAGAAAGCGGTGTCGGGTccagaggaagtgatgtcaggtCTACAGAAAGCGGTGTCAGGTccagaggaagtgatgtcaggtCTACAGAAAGCAGTGTCAGGTccagaggaagtgatgtcaggtCTACAGAAAGCGGTGTCGGGTCCAGAGGAAGTGACGTGATGTCCTCAGGAAGTGACCTGAGAGTATGGCACGCTGATGGTGGCAGTGCCGCGGTGCGGCAGGGGCAGCTTGCGGCTGAGGGTGCTGCTAGTGTAGCTGGAGAAGCTCATGGCGTCGGAGACGGAGGCCTCGGACGCCTCGCGCTGGTAGCGCCGCTCCATGCGCCGGTGGTGCTTGCGCTGCATCTTGGCGCAGTCCTTGATGCGGCGCTCGGCGGCGCGGAAGGCTCGGTCCTTCAGCTTGCCCACCAGCTTGGGGTTGAGCGCCGTCTGCTTGGCGGCGATGGAGTCCAGGTAGCGCACGCAGTCCATGTGGCTCTTGGTGGCCGCCATGTCCAGCGGCGTGTGGAAATCGTTGTCCAGGCACCACACGTTGGCACCGAACGACACCAGGAAGGACAGGCAGTTCAGGTGCCCGTTGGCGGCCGCCAGGTGGAGTGGCGTGTTCCCCCAGATGTCGCACTTGTCCGGATCCCCCCTGAAAAATGGGGGGAAGTCTATGGTGATCTGGCAACCCCAACACTCAACAAACTATGATCTTTGAGTACACATGATGTAACAGAATACTGAATTCCTGCTGAAGTCTTTGGTTACACCAGGTGAGACTCTAGGGGAGAGCAtcagcacagcaacacagaccT
It contains:
- the ush1ga gene encoding Usher syndrome type-1G protein homolog — translated: MNDRYHRAARDGYLDLLKEATRKDLNAPDEDGMTPTLWAAYHGNLEALRLIVGRGGDPDKCDIWGNTPLHLAAANGHLNCLSFLVSFGANVWCLDNDFHTPLDMAATKSHMDCVRYLDSIAAKQTALNPKLVGKLKDRAFRAAERRIKDCAKMQRKHHRRMERRYQREASEASVSDAMSFSSYTSSTLSRKLPLPHRGTATISVPYSQATLHATARGKTKIQKKLEKKKQGDGTFKIYEDGRKSVRSLSGLQLGNDVMFLKQGTYVSPRERPGQRRNIRDMFPRDEDAVSRALSEPGLHAAAGGPGGDAAFSEVSADSGRDSLFNRPGLGTMVFRRNYVSGGLFGLGGRDEGSVAGSDVLERAASVRLRSRLRRSPSLDDSIGSAASLRERNERELPWEEAELGLDDDDEPDTAPLEVFLAAQSMNEFVPIFRREKIDLEALLLCSDLDLKSIHIPLGPRKKILDACKRRLETMEEPDGIEDTEL
- the LOC118794799 gene encoding fatty acid desaturase 6-like codes for the protein MTSVPDTGKEGRPDCDSAGTGCASGAEADDRESLMMELTRLVQRVVRESSWWEKRGIDCAILAAAFLSLPAAFLLLGSSQALLVALGVLVMGTAHAVITFKGTHLASHGALSESQAWDEVWAVFFIEVCGSFTARVGVHAHIKMHHAHTNILGLGDSSTWKIPFLPRSVYLFLAPLGVPIITPLVALSHLRGHSLAHALRTVLMVSLGLYSQYWLLIHVSGFQSPARALLCMLLCRALYSLPYIHVNIFQHIGLPMFSPTQRPKRIHQMTHGVLNLPRNPLLDWTFGHSLISCHVEHHLFPFLSDNMCLKVKPVVSRYLREKKLPYQEDSYLSRLHLFFNKYQELMVFAPPITELVGVQ